Below is a window of Candidatus Dependentiae bacterium DNA.
ATAGAAACGGTGAAAAAAAAGCAGTTGGGGCTAGAAGATGGTCTTATTGCCGCGTGGAAAACGTACGAAGTAACTCAAAAAGAGACCGAAGAAAAAAAAGCGTTTTGCGTAAAAAGATCTGCAGAACTTGATGTTGTCATTCAAGAGGTGATGCAAAAAATTGCTGCTATCGATGGCAAAATCAAAGAGCTTTTGGTTGTTCGTGTGCAGAAAGAAGAAGGCATTCCTGCAGAATGGCTTGAAAAATATGCATCTATGCGATTAAAAGTATCCAATCCGGTAGTTCCGGTGCACAACGGAAGCTGTAGCGCATGCTTCTATCAGATCTCTCAAAAAGATATTAGTGAATTGCGCAAGAATAAATTATTAGTGTGCCGTGACTGTTTTAGATTTCTTTATCTTGAGCGGCCGACCCGTGAATCAGATACTCAGGAAAAACCCGCATCATGACCCAGCTTTCGCTTTTTGAGCATTGCACTGAACCGACAAAGCCAAAAATAAAGAAGGGTCATACGTGGCAGCTGTTTGTTGATGGTGCAGCACGAAAAAATCCAGGAATTGCGGGAGCGGGAGTCGTTATTAAAAAAGACGACGAACTGGTGAAAGCAAAAGGTTTTTATCTTGGGCACAAAACAAATAATCAGGCCGAGTATTTTGGTCTCCTTTTAGGCATTTATCTGGGCCGAAAACTTATAGAGCCGGATGATATGCTTTATATCATGGCCGATTCAGAACTTCTTATTAAGCAAATGAAGGGTGAATACCGCGTTAAAGATATTCATCTTAAAAAATTATTTGAGTTAGCGTGGGTGCTTCTTGCAAATCAACGTTACTCATTTTGCCATATTAAGCGAGAGTATAATGCCGAAGCGGATGCTGCGGCAAATGAAGGGATAGATAAAAAAGTATCACTTCCTCACGAATTTGAAAAAATCCTTGAAAATCATGCAATCACTTTCTAGATATAATTGGCTTTCGTTCGTATTCCTTTTCCTCATTACGTGCCCGGATGCGTTTGCGTGGCGGTATCGCTACAAGAAAAAAATTATTGAGCAAACAATTGAGGTAACGAATCTTCAATCAGACGCCCAAGCGCAAACGCCTTCAGATGAATTGATCGAAAAAAAAGAGCTAAAAGAAAAAGCGTGCACGGTGAACGTGCTTTTGGATGAAACTCATCGCTCCGATTTTCAGGGTTGGACGATCAACGCACAAACCGGCTTTCATTTGATTCCGTATGAAAGCGTTTCTGGTATACATTTTCAAGAACCGGAAATCCGCCTCACCGTGCAGAAAAAAACTATTTTCATTAATGGAAAAAAAGTTGCTCACGAACGCTGTTCGATTAAACCACGCGAAGGTTATTTGCAATTTAATGGCCGCCAATATCATGGATCTTTTTTAGTTGACGCAGCAGGAGATGTAGTTCAATTAATTAATTGCCTTGATCTTGAAGAATATGTTTATTCGGTCCTTAATTCTGAAAGTTGGCCCGGCTGGCCGCTAGAAATTAATAAAGCTTTTGCAGTTGCTTCGCGCAGTTATGTAATGAAAAGAATTCAGGAAGCAAACACAAAAAAGAAATTGTATCATATTAAAAATACCAATATTCATCAGACCTATAATGGCGTGCATACGAGCGAACGGTTGCGGGAAGCGATAGATCAAACACGTGGATTAATTATGGCGTATAATGGAAAGCCAATTGAAGCGATGTTTGATTCGTGCTGCGGCGGTGTGATTCCTGCGCATATTACTGGGATCGATTTTAAAAGTGCTCCGTATCTGGCGCGAGAAAAAAAATGCAATTTCTGCAAAGGATGCAAAATATTTGGCTGGCGTGTTGAATATTCGCTGGAGCATTTTCAAGAACTGCTTAAAAAAGCAGGACATTCAGTTCGATCGATACGAGAAATTAAAGTGGTAAAGCGCGATAAAGCTGGCGTTGTACAGCGCGTTTTGATTCAAGGATCGAATCATGCACTTCATTTAAATTGCAAACAAATGTACGCACTCTGCAGCAAAATTAAGAGTTATTGCTTTACGGTAGAAAAAAAAGGGAAAGCAATTTGCTTTACTGGAAAAGGATACGGCCATCATATGGGCATTTGCCAGTGGGGAGCGCGCCGGATGCTCGATGCGGGGCATCATTATAAATCTATTTTGCAGTTTTATTATCCGGGTGCTACGTTGATGCAGATGAAAACTACAGAAGCGTCTGTATAAAATCTTTCATCTGCGGCAAGATGGTTAAACTTTTTATATGGTATCATAGGTAAATAAAAAAATTCTATTGAGCAGTATGAAAATTATAAAACAGCGCTCGTCCCGACCCTTCGATACAAATGCTTCGCATTTACTCAGGGCGAGCGGGACTGGCGTCTTCCGCTCGTGGTGAGTGTTTTGCGAACAGGAGTGAGCAAAATGTATCGAACCATAGCGTAACACATTGTATCGAGCGCGGACCTGCTGTCCTGCTGTTAAAACTTTAAGTAAAACGATAATCTTGCTATAAATTGTATTTTTGCGAGTCAATTTTTTGCTGGAGATAAAAAATGCCCGGATACAAAACACATTTAGTTGGCGGCGTTACTTCATTTGGATTACTGCTTTTTACCATAGGGTTTATGTCGGCATCGTTTTCAACTTTGTTTGAATGGTTATGTTGCGCATGCATTGGTGCATTATTTCCCGATATTGATATTAAAAGTAAGGGGCAGCAGCTTTTTTTTAGAGTGATTGCGGTAGTTTTCGTGATACTACTTTGGCAACGTCGGATCACCGATGTCGCCATCATGAGCACCCTTGCATTAGTTCCTTTGACAGTAAAACATCGGGGTGTTACGCATTCGATGTGGTTTATCGGTGCTCTTTGTGCGATGATTTTGGTAGTCGTTTCTTGCACAGCTGCTTCATATTCGCGCATGGTATTTTTTGATTTGCTTTTTTTCTTTGCTGGCGCTTTTTCGCATGTTCTCTTAGATTTTGGCCCTCGCAAAATTTTCTTTCGCAAATAATCTCCTATTGCCAATTTTACCCCATCTTAGTAAGGTACATTGAATTGTAAAAGGAGAGAGAATGAAAAAAAATGTATTGTTACTTTTATTGAGCTCTTTTATTTTAGTCCCCGCCATAACAGCAGATTCCGACGGGCAAAACAAAAAAAAGGGCGTGATAGCAATAGGAGAAGCGCTTTATTGGCGCACGAACTTCTTTATTCCGTATGCGATCACTTTCGAAACCACGACTCAGGGTGCAGTTACGCTGAGCACAAACCAAAAATTTACGAACGTTACGCCGTCGTACGATCCCGGTTTTCGCATAGGGCTCGGTTATTTTTCTCCCTCATCCCATTGGGAAATAGATGCAAACGCTATTCGGTTTGCGCAAAAGAAAAGTGATTCTACTTTAGCAAATGATTCAACACGCATCGGCCTTCTTTGGGATTTTAGTTCACAAATAACGTTACCCACCGCAGTGAGCGCAAATTTTTCTGATTCATTTATCGGCTTTGCTGTTTCTGCAAAGCGGCCTTTCTATACAGACAAAAATATTTCATTCGGGTATACGTTTGGTTTAGTTGGCGTCGTACTCAAAGAACAGTTAGAAATTATTGCGGATGGCCAAAATATTGATAGTATTCCCGTGCATACCGTTACAACACTCAAGAATGCATTCAATGGACTCGGCCCAGTTAACGCGGTGAATACCCTGTGGAAATTTTCACGCAACGCAGGATTCTATGGTCTTGGTGAATTTTCGGTTTTGATAGGGAAAATTCCTGTAGAGCAAACTCAATTTACCACTATCGGTGGTGCCCAACCTGCGCTCTTTCAAATTACGCAAAATAACCGTGTTTTCTTACGCGCAAATCTCTTCGCTCAAATTGGTATTCAATATGAGCAAACGTTTTGCGATGTGGTAAGCGTGGTGTTTAAATTAGGATACGATTTCAACTTCTGGCCAAGCCAAATAGCTTTTGCACGATTTGCTGAAGTGGTGGCAGGCCAAGCGACACCGCGCATTAACGCTTCCGATATCGGCTTTCACGGATTCCATTTTGGCGGGTATTTAACGTTTTAAATAAAAAAGGCCCAGCGATTACTGGGCCTCAAAGATTAAAAGTTTTCTTATTTTAAAAGCTTATACATTAAATAACCCAAACCAAGAATACCAGCTGTATAAAGAGCGCCTTTAATAAACGGCAGGGCGTTGGTAATTTGTTTAAAGTATTCCGCTTCTTGAAGCTTTCGCTTAAAAGCTTCTGTTTGTTGTTGAGTAAGTGGAGTAAGTGTAAATTTAGCCGCATTCAAGAACTGATGATTTGGATCTTTTGCAAAATATAATTCGTAATAATTGAACTGTGAATCGTGCACTATTGCTTTGAATTCTACTAAATTGTCGCCGTAAGAAGATTTTTGAGTTATAGCTTTAACACGATAAGCTTTTTCCTTTAAGGGGATTATTCCTTCTGGTGCCAATTTTGCAAGAGCTGATCCAGTATCGGGATGAGCATTAAAAGTTTGCATCGCAGCTAAGTGAAGAGAATTAGCTAACGCAAAACAGCCAAGTAAAAGTGCAATTAATAGTTTCTTCATAATAACCTCTCATTTTATAGTTATTTTTTATTCACGAGCGGACTTAGTAAAATAATACCAAGTAATGCAGCTAGATTTGTTATGCCAAACAAATTCAATCGATTTCCATTTTCTTTTTCTTGCATGTGATAATGATCTGTTCCTTGCGTATGGATAACACGATGAAAAAAAGTGTTATCGAAGAATAGTTGCGGCTTTACGGCGTATACCTCAACAAACTCTTCAGTTTTTCCAAGCAAAGAATTCCGTTGAGAATATTCTCTTGGATAGCTTGATGCCAAAATATAGCGCGGAGCAGTGCTCAGAGGTTTATTTTCCTTTTGTTGCTGGTATGCCGAATAATATTGCTTCGCGGTCATATCGTTATTCGCATTATTCATCGAATAACTTGAAGCTGGAACTAATAATCCAATAAAGAGTATTAATCGTTTCATGATTATCCTTATGCGAGATCAAATGAAGAAAGGAGCATCCACAATCCAGTGATTTTA
It encodes the following:
- a CDS encoding ribonuclease HI family protein; this translates as MTQLSLFEHCTEPTKPKIKKGHTWQLFVDGAARKNPGIAGAGVVIKKDDELVKAKGFYLGHKTNNQAEYFGLLLGIYLGRKLIEPDDMLYIMADSELLIKQMKGEYRVKDIHLKKLFELAWVLLANQRYSFCHIKREYNAEADAAANEGIDKKVSLPHEFEKILENHAITF
- a CDS encoding SpoIID/LytB domain-containing protein, encoding MQSLSRYNWLSFVFLFLITCPDAFAWRYRYKKKIIEQTIEVTNLQSDAQAQTPSDELIEKKELKEKACTVNVLLDETHRSDFQGWTINAQTGFHLIPYESVSGIHFQEPEIRLTVQKKTIFINGKKVAHERCSIKPREGYLQFNGRQYHGSFLVDAAGDVVQLINCLDLEEYVYSVLNSESWPGWPLEINKAFAVASRSYVMKRIQEANTKKKLYHIKNTNIHQTYNGVHTSERLREAIDQTRGLIMAYNGKPIEAMFDSCCGGVIPAHITGIDFKSAPYLAREKKCNFCKGCKIFGWRVEYSLEHFQELLKKAGHSVRSIREIKVVKRDKAGVVQRVLIQGSNHALHLNCKQMYALCSKIKSYCFTVEKKGKAICFTGKGYGHHMGICQWGARRMLDAGHHYKSILQFYYPGATLMQMKTTEASV
- a CDS encoding metal-dependent hydrolase; this translates as MPGYKTHLVGGVTSFGLLLFTIGFMSASFSTLFEWLCCACIGALFPDIDIKSKGQQLFFRVIAVVFVILLWQRRITDVAIMSTLALVPLTVKHRGVTHSMWFIGALCAMILVVVSCTAASYSRMVFFDLLFFFAGAFSHVLLDFGPRKIFFRK